A genome region from Drosophila simulans strain w501 chromosome 2R, Prin_Dsim_3.1, whole genome shotgun sequence includes the following:
- the LOC6733272 gene encoding succinate dehydrogenase [ubiquinone] iron-sulfur subunit, mitochondrial has translation MLATEARQILSRVGSLVARNQMRAISNGTAQLEQQAQPKEAQEPQIKKFEIYRWNPDNAGEKPYMQTYEVDLRECGPMVLDALIKIKNEMDPTLTFRRSCREGICGSCAMNIGGTNTLACISKIDINTSKSLKVYPLPHMYVVRDLVPDMNNFYEQYRNIQPWLQRKNEAGEKKGKAQYLQSVEDRSKLDGLYECILCACCSTSCPSYWWNAEKYLGPAVLMQAYRWIIDSRDENSAERLNKLKDPFSVYRCHTIMNCTRTCPKGLNPGRAIAEIKKLLSGLASKPAPKLETAALHK, from the exons ATGTTGGCGACCGAGGCGAGACAGATCCTGAGCCGCGTGGGATCCCTGGTGGCCAGGAACCAG ATGCGAGCCATCAGCAATGGCACCgcccagctggagcagcaggcgcagcccAAGGAGGCCCAGGAGCCGCAGATAAAGAAGTTCGAGATCTACCGCTGGAACCCGGACAACGCCGGCGAGAAGCCGTACATGCAGACCTATGAGGTGGACCTGCGCGAGTGCGGCCCCATGGTGCTGGACGCGCTGATCAAGATCAAGAACGAGATGGACCCCACACTTACCTTCAGGCGCTCCTGCCGCGAGGGCATCTGCGGTTCCTGCGCCATGAACATAGGCGGCACCAACACGCTGGCCTGCATCAGCAAGATCGACATCAACACCTCCAAGTCGCTAAAGGTGTACCCGCTGCCCCACATGTACGTGGTGCGCGACCTGGTCCCGGACATGAACAACTTCTACGAGCAGTACCGCAACATCCAGCCCTGGCTGCAGCGCAA GAACGAGGCGGGCGAGAAGAAGGGCAAGGCCCAGTACCTGCAGTCCGTCGAGGACCGCTCCAAGTTGGACGGCCTGTACGAGTGCATCCTGTGCGCCTGCTGCTCCACCTCGTGCCCCTCGTACTGGTGGAACGCCGAGAAGTACCTGGGCCCCGCCGTGCTGATGCAGGCCTACCGCTGGATCATCGACTCGCGTGACGAGAACTCCGCCGAGCGTCTGAACAAGTTGAAGGACCCCTTCAGCGTCTACCGGTGCCACACGATCATGAACTGCACGCGCACCTGCCCCAAGGGCCTCAATCCCGGCCGGGCCATCGCTGAGATCAAGAAGCTGCTTTCGGGCCTGGCCTCCAAGCCGGCTCCGAAGCTGGAGACGGCGGCGCTGCACAAGTAG
- the LOC6733273 gene encoding anaphase-promoting complex subunit 15A — MSMIPFFPTLKVSVANRYWLDMAPASVNEESQTRRYEDERSNWRESLKTAGTDLQPLGKMLTIPGIETDDEDANDDSEDTDSHDEEDDETNDRVIPVTQDFYSADDIQMNDETSPTAP; from the exons ATGTCCATGATTCCATTCTTTCCCACGCTCAAAGTCTCCGTGGCCAATCGCTACTGGTTGGACATGGCTCCTGCCTCCGTAAACGAAGAATCGCAGACGCGGCGTTACGAGGATGAAAGGAGCAACTGG CGAGAGTCCCTTAAGACGGCCGGCACAGATCTGCAGCCGCTGGGCAAGATGCTCACCATACCCGGAATTGAGACCGACGACGAGGATG CCAACGATGACAGCGAGGACACGGACAGTCACGATGAGGAGGATGACGAGACGAACGACCGCGTCATCCCGGTCACCCAGGACTTTTACTCCGCCGACGACATCCAGATGAACGACGAGACCTCGCCCACAGCCCCCTAA
- the LOC6733274 gene encoding ubiquitin-like protein 5: MIEITCNDRLGKKVRVKCNPDDTIGDLKKLIAAQTGTKHEKIVLKKWYTIFKDPIRLSDYEIHDGMNLELYYQ, encoded by the exons ATGATAGAAATAACGTGTAACGATCGTCTTGGCAAGAAG GTGCGCGTCAAGTGCAACCCGGACGACACCATCGGGGACCTCAAGAAACTAATCGCGGCACAAACGGGCACAAAGCACGAGAAGATTGTCCTGAAGAAGTGGTACACAATCTTCAAGGACCCGATTCGCCTATCCGACT ATGAAATCCACGATGGCATGAATCTGGAACTTTACTACCAATAA
- the LOC6733275 gene encoding uncharacterized protein LOC6733275 isoform X1: MSENTYQIETRRRSRSKTPFLRSSCDHENCEHAGEEGHVHHLKRKSAAPNVQTIIEEHIVESSISKKTRAKAFAQLTSDYSSDDMTPEAKRKQNSITSTVTSIFTKRSGGATSTPRNRSQLETTQNTLNSAQEKLNQSNGNLSSGNVSDYLAYIEYRDAGEYWNKTPKTDYTYSELSPHRRQLAPGIVAMPNMSRKSLENHNDRVNYMVQQNPAQEEFIRRRYQSKYTQQVNYDSADELDATFGQQKQSWWLIRLIQLVVSSITTVWSRVTNLSATETTAYQNYYAKRQQSQRVGLWGKIVQTIGGGLASLLRYLYVFIGSVLSLDTWLLRSSDAENKSKKRFLIFLLILLPLLLLSGWLLLQEDQRSAYVQHAEALLPLPLAVFGSLHSRLSNAGATLKSWMEMATVRSSQREDEAIKVNMASIEQNIQKALTAEEYENILNHVNSYVQQLVELKMQQHSKELAPQQIQLIVQLMKENLQQIVHKTELSEKDLADLAIKLKMELQSSGGWQDGAKLSQANLEEITRLIKSEVHLHESHYTIQLDRIDFASLLERILAAPALADFVDARISLRVGELEPKESSGSSDAEIQIERLNREIAFIKLALSDKQAENADLHQSISNLKLGQEDLLERIQQHELAQDRRFHGLLAEIENKLSALNDSQFALLNKQIKLSLVEILGFKQSTAGGAAGQLDDFDLQTWVRSMFVAKDYLEQQLLELNKRTNNNIRDEIERSSILLMSDISQRLKREILLVVEAKHNESTKALKGHIREEEVRQIVKTVLAIYDADKTGLVDFALESAGGQILSTRCTESYQTKSAQISVFGIPLWYPTNTPRVAISPNVQPGECWAFQGFPGFLVLKLNSLVYVTGFTLEHIPKSLSPTGRIESAPRNFTVWGLEQEKDQEPVLFGEYQFEDNGASLQYFAVQNLDIKRPYEIVELRIETNHGHPTYTCLYRFRVHGKPPAT; the protein is encoded by the exons ATGAGCGAAAATACATACCAGATAGAAACGCGTCGGCGGTCGCGTTCCAAGACCCCCTTCCTGAGATCGAGCTGCGACCATGAGAACTGTGAGCACGCCGGAGAGGAGGGGCATGTGCACCACCTCAAAAGGAAATCGGCGGCCCCCAATGTGCA AACGATAATAGAGGAGCATATAGTGGAGTCGAGTATCAGTAAGAAAACCCGGGCAAAGGCGTTCGCCCAGCTGACCTCGGACTATTCGAGCGACGACATGACTCCGGAGGCCAAACGCAAACAGAACTCGATCACGAGCACAGTCACGTCGATTTTCACCAAGCGATCCGGCGGCGCCACATCGACGCCGCGAAACAGGAGCCAGCTGGAGACCACACAAAACACGCTGAACTCCGCCCAGGAAAAGCTAAACCAATCGAACGGAAACCTCAGCTCGGGAAATGTCAGTGATTATCTGGCCTACATCGAGTACAGGGATGCTGGCGAGTACTGGAA CAAAACTCCCAAGACGGACTATACCTACTCAGAACTGTCCCCCCACCGACGCCAGTTGGCGCCAGGAATTGTGGCCATGCCCAATATGTCCAGAAAGAGCCTAGAGAACCATAACGATCGGGTCAACTACATGGTCCAGCAGAACCCTGCGCAAGAGGAGTTCATCCGCCGCCGCTACCAGTCCAAGTATACCCAGCAGGTCAACTATGACTCCGCAGATGAACTGGACgccacttttggccagcaaaagcAGAGCTGGTGGCTCATCCGCCTCATCCAGCTGGTTGTTAGCAGCATTACCACTGTGTGGAGTCGTGTGACCAATCTCTCGGCCACGGAGACGACTGCCTATCAAAACTACTACGCTAAGCGCCAGCAGAGTCAACGAGTTGGACTTTGGGGGAAAATAGTACAGACCATCGGAGGAGGACTTGCAAGTTTGCTGCGCTACCTGTATGTTTTCATCGGATCGGTGCTGAGTTTGGACACGTGGTTGCTGCGATCCTCGGATGCGGAAAACAAGTCGAAAAAGCGCTTCCTCATATTTCTGCTGATTTTGTTGcccttgctgctgctgtcgg GATGGTTGCTCCTGCAGGAGGATCAACGTAGTGCTTACGTTCAGCATGCTGAAGCCctgttgccactgccactaGCTGTTTTCGGCTCCCTACATAGTCGGTTGTCAAATGCTGGAGCTACCTTGAAAAGTTGGATGGAAATGGCCACCGTCAGGAGTTCCCAGCGGGAAGACGAGGCCATTAAGGTGAACATGGCCAGCATTGAACAGAACATCCAGAAAGCCTTGACTGCCGAGGAATACGAAAATATCTTAAACCATGTAAACAGTTACGTGCAGCAGTTGGTCGAGctgaaaatgcagcagcatTCCAAGGAGCTCGCACCGCAACAGATTCAACTCATTGTTCAGCTGATGAAGGAAAACCTCCAGCAGATTGTCCACAAAACGGAGCTAAGCGAAAAGGATTTGGCTGATCTGGccataaaactgaaaatggagCTGCAAAGCTCAGGCGGTTGGCAAGATGGAGCTAAACTATCACAAGCTAACTTAGAGGAGATAACCAGGCTAATTAAATCAGAGGTTCACCTCCACGAATCGCACTACACCATTCAACTGGACAGGATAGACTTTGCATCCCTGCTGGAGCGTATTCTTGCTGCGCCAGCATTGGCAGACTTTGTAGATGCTCGAATTAGTCTTCGGGTGGGAGAGCTCGAGCCAAAGGAGAGTTCCGGTTCCTCAGATGCAGAAATCCAAATTGAGCGTCTAAACAGGGAAATCGCCTTCATTAAGTTGGCTCTCTCAGACAAGCAAGCGGAGAACGCCGATCTGCACCAATCAATCAGCAATCTGAAGCTCGGCCAAGAGGATTTGCTGGAACGCATACAGCAGCACGAACTGGCCCAGGATAGGCGCTTCCACGGGCTGCTGGCTGAAATAGAAAACAAACTGTCTGCGCTAAACGACTCGCAGTTCGCTCTTCTCAACAAGCAGATCAAGCTATCCCTGGTCGAAATTCTGGGCTTCAAGCAATCCACCGCTGGCGGTGCCGCTGGCCAATTGGATGACTTCGATCTGCAGACCTGGGTGCGCAGCATGTTTGTGGCCAAGGACTacctggagcagcagctgctagAGCTGAACAAGCGCACCAATAACAACATCCGCGACGAGATTGAGCGTTCGAGCATCCTGCTGATGAGCGACATTAGCCAACGACTCAAAAGGGAGATTCTTCTGGTTGTGGAGGCCAAGCATAACGAAAGCACCAAAGCGCTGAAGGGCCATATCCGCGAGGAGGAGGTGCGCCAGATAGTCAAGACGGTGCTAGCTATTTACGATGCCGACAAGACGGGCCTGGTGGATTTCGCCCTGGAGTCGGCGGGCGGCCAAATCCTTTCCACGCGTTGCACTGAGAGCTACCAGACAAAGTCGGCCCAGATATCGGTGTTCGGAATTCCACTCTGGTATCCCACCAACACGCCGCGGGTCGCCATCTCACCCAATGTGCAGCCAGGGGAGTGCTGGGCATTCCAAGGGTTTCCCGGATTTCTAG TGCTAAAGCTCAACTCGTTGGTGTACGTCACTGGATTCACCCTAGAGCACATACCGAAGAGTCTATCCCCCACAGGAAGAATAGAATCAGCTCCTCGCAACTTCACTGTCTGG GGCTTGGAGCAGGAGAAGGACCAGGAACCCGTATTGTTCGGCGAGTACCAGTTCGAGGACAATGGTGCTTCCCTCCAGTACTTTGCCGTTCAGAACCTGGACATCAAACGGCCGTACGAGATCGTCGAGCTGCGGATCGAGACGAACCACGGCCATCCCACCTATACATGCCTCTACCGGTTTCGCGTGCACGGCAAGCCGCCGGCCACATAG
- the LOC6733275 gene encoding uncharacterized protein LOC6733275 isoform X3, translating into MSENTYQIETRRRSRSKTPFLRSSCDHENCEHAGEEGHVHHLKRKSAAPNVQTIIEEHIVESSISKKTRAKAFAQLTSDYSSDDMTPEAKRKQNSITSTVTSIFTKRSGGATSTPRNRSQLETTQNTLNSAQEKLNQSNGNLSSGNVSDYLAYIEYRDAGEYWNKTPKTDYTYSELSPHRRQLAPGIVAMPNMSRKSLENHNDRVNYMVQQNPAQEEFIRRRYQSKYTQQVNYDSADELDATFGQQKQSWWLIRLIQLVVSSITTVWSRVTNLSATETTAYQNYYAKRQQSQRVGLWGKIVQTIGGGLASLLRYLYVFIGSVLSLDTWLLRSSDAENKSKKRFLIFLLILLPLLLLSGLFYYIHPNETFPPKSLSEYTFTLPELPKIDVKDYLNQEQFESLRSQAAEHAVRVRDWADDYILYLRTIGQNVVNKGRQLFQGDDKVYYERV; encoded by the exons ATGAGCGAAAATACATACCAGATAGAAACGCGTCGGCGGTCGCGTTCCAAGACCCCCTTCCTGAGATCGAGCTGCGACCATGAGAACTGTGAGCACGCCGGAGAGGAGGGGCATGTGCACCACCTCAAAAGGAAATCGGCGGCCCCCAATGTGCA AACGATAATAGAGGAGCATATAGTGGAGTCGAGTATCAGTAAGAAAACCCGGGCAAAGGCGTTCGCCCAGCTGACCTCGGACTATTCGAGCGACGACATGACTCCGGAGGCCAAACGCAAACAGAACTCGATCACGAGCACAGTCACGTCGATTTTCACCAAGCGATCCGGCGGCGCCACATCGACGCCGCGAAACAGGAGCCAGCTGGAGACCACACAAAACACGCTGAACTCCGCCCAGGAAAAGCTAAACCAATCGAACGGAAACCTCAGCTCGGGAAATGTCAGTGATTATCTGGCCTACATCGAGTACAGGGATGCTGGCGAGTACTGGAA CAAAACTCCCAAGACGGACTATACCTACTCAGAACTGTCCCCCCACCGACGCCAGTTGGCGCCAGGAATTGTGGCCATGCCCAATATGTCCAGAAAGAGCCTAGAGAACCATAACGATCGGGTCAACTACATGGTCCAGCAGAACCCTGCGCAAGAGGAGTTCATCCGCCGCCGCTACCAGTCCAAGTATACCCAGCAGGTCAACTATGACTCCGCAGATGAACTGGACgccacttttggccagcaaaagcAGAGCTGGTGGCTCATCCGCCTCATCCAGCTGGTTGTTAGCAGCATTACCACTGTGTGGAGTCGTGTGACCAATCTCTCGGCCACGGAGACGACTGCCTATCAAAACTACTACGCTAAGCGCCAGCAGAGTCAACGAGTTGGACTTTGGGGGAAAATAGTACAGACCATCGGAGGAGGACTTGCAAGTTTGCTGCGCTACCTGTATGTTTTCATCGGATCGGTGCTGAGTTTGGACACGTGGTTGCTGCGATCCTCGGATGCGGAAAACAAGTCGAAAAAGCGCTTCCTCATATTTCTGCTGATTTTGTTGcccttgctgctgctgtcgg GTCTGTTCTATTACATACACCCCAATGAAACTTTCCCACCCAAATCCCTGTCCGAATACACATTCACCCTACCTGAGTTGCCCAAAATCGATGTGAAAGACTACCTGAACCAGGAGCAGTTCGAATCGCTACGCTCTCAGGCCGCCGAGCATGCGGTCCGCGTTCGCGATTGGGCTGACGACTACATTCTGTACTTGAGAACCATCGGTCAGAACGTGGTCAACAAGGGTCGCCAGTTATTTCAGGGCGatgataaagtctattatGAGCGTGTGTAG
- the LOC6733275 gene encoding uncharacterized protein LOC6733275 isoform X2 — MTPEAKRKQNSITSTVTSIFTKRSGGATSTPRNRSQLETTQNTLNSAQEKLNQSNGNLSSGNVSDYLAYIEYRDAGEYWNKTPKTDYTYSELSPHRRQLAPGIVAMPNMSRKSLENHNDRVNYMVQQNPAQEEFIRRRYQSKYTQQVNYDSADELDATFGQQKQSWWLIRLIQLVVSSITTVWSRVTNLSATETTAYQNYYAKRQQSQRVGLWGKIVQTIGGGLASLLRYLYVFIGSVLSLDTWLLRSSDAENKSKKRFLIFLLILLPLLLLSGWLLLQEDQRSAYVQHAEALLPLPLAVFGSLHSRLSNAGATLKSWMEMATVRSSQREDEAIKVNMASIEQNIQKALTAEEYENILNHVNSYVQQLVELKMQQHSKELAPQQIQLIVQLMKENLQQIVHKTELSEKDLADLAIKLKMELQSSGGWQDGAKLSQANLEEITRLIKSEVHLHESHYTIQLDRIDFASLLERILAAPALADFVDARISLRVGELEPKESSGSSDAEIQIERLNREIAFIKLALSDKQAENADLHQSISNLKLGQEDLLERIQQHELAQDRRFHGLLAEIENKLSALNDSQFALLNKQIKLSLVEILGFKQSTAGGAAGQLDDFDLQTWVRSMFVAKDYLEQQLLELNKRTNNNIRDEIERSSILLMSDISQRLKREILLVVEAKHNESTKALKGHIREEEVRQIVKTVLAIYDADKTGLVDFALESAGGQILSTRCTESYQTKSAQISVFGIPLWYPTNTPRVAISPNVQPGECWAFQGFPGFLVLKLNSLVYVTGFTLEHIPKSLSPTGRIESAPRNFTVWGLEQEKDQEPVLFGEYQFEDNGASLQYFAVQNLDIKRPYEIVELRIETNHGHPTYTCLYRFRVHGKPPAT; from the exons ATGACTCCGGAGGCCAAACGCAAACAGAACTCGATCACGAGCACAGTCACGTCGATTTTCACCAAGCGATCCGGCGGCGCCACATCGACGCCGCGAAACAGGAGCCAGCTGGAGACCACACAAAACACGCTGAACTCCGCCCAGGAAAAGCTAAACCAATCGAACGGAAACCTCAGCTCGGGAAATGTCAGTGATTATCTGGCCTACATCGAGTACAGGGATGCTGGCGAGTACTGGAA CAAAACTCCCAAGACGGACTATACCTACTCAGAACTGTCCCCCCACCGACGCCAGTTGGCGCCAGGAATTGTGGCCATGCCCAATATGTCCAGAAAGAGCCTAGAGAACCATAACGATCGGGTCAACTACATGGTCCAGCAGAACCCTGCGCAAGAGGAGTTCATCCGCCGCCGCTACCAGTCCAAGTATACCCAGCAGGTCAACTATGACTCCGCAGATGAACTGGACgccacttttggccagcaaaagcAGAGCTGGTGGCTCATCCGCCTCATCCAGCTGGTTGTTAGCAGCATTACCACTGTGTGGAGTCGTGTGACCAATCTCTCGGCCACGGAGACGACTGCCTATCAAAACTACTACGCTAAGCGCCAGCAGAGTCAACGAGTTGGACTTTGGGGGAAAATAGTACAGACCATCGGAGGAGGACTTGCAAGTTTGCTGCGCTACCTGTATGTTTTCATCGGATCGGTGCTGAGTTTGGACACGTGGTTGCTGCGATCCTCGGATGCGGAAAACAAGTCGAAAAAGCGCTTCCTCATATTTCTGCTGATTTTGTTGcccttgctgctgctgtcgg GATGGTTGCTCCTGCAGGAGGATCAACGTAGTGCTTACGTTCAGCATGCTGAAGCCctgttgccactgccactaGCTGTTTTCGGCTCCCTACATAGTCGGTTGTCAAATGCTGGAGCTACCTTGAAAAGTTGGATGGAAATGGCCACCGTCAGGAGTTCCCAGCGGGAAGACGAGGCCATTAAGGTGAACATGGCCAGCATTGAACAGAACATCCAGAAAGCCTTGACTGCCGAGGAATACGAAAATATCTTAAACCATGTAAACAGTTACGTGCAGCAGTTGGTCGAGctgaaaatgcagcagcatTCCAAGGAGCTCGCACCGCAACAGATTCAACTCATTGTTCAGCTGATGAAGGAAAACCTCCAGCAGATTGTCCACAAAACGGAGCTAAGCGAAAAGGATTTGGCTGATCTGGccataaaactgaaaatggagCTGCAAAGCTCAGGCGGTTGGCAAGATGGAGCTAAACTATCACAAGCTAACTTAGAGGAGATAACCAGGCTAATTAAATCAGAGGTTCACCTCCACGAATCGCACTACACCATTCAACTGGACAGGATAGACTTTGCATCCCTGCTGGAGCGTATTCTTGCTGCGCCAGCATTGGCAGACTTTGTAGATGCTCGAATTAGTCTTCGGGTGGGAGAGCTCGAGCCAAAGGAGAGTTCCGGTTCCTCAGATGCAGAAATCCAAATTGAGCGTCTAAACAGGGAAATCGCCTTCATTAAGTTGGCTCTCTCAGACAAGCAAGCGGAGAACGCCGATCTGCACCAATCAATCAGCAATCTGAAGCTCGGCCAAGAGGATTTGCTGGAACGCATACAGCAGCACGAACTGGCCCAGGATAGGCGCTTCCACGGGCTGCTGGCTGAAATAGAAAACAAACTGTCTGCGCTAAACGACTCGCAGTTCGCTCTTCTCAACAAGCAGATCAAGCTATCCCTGGTCGAAATTCTGGGCTTCAAGCAATCCACCGCTGGCGGTGCCGCTGGCCAATTGGATGACTTCGATCTGCAGACCTGGGTGCGCAGCATGTTTGTGGCCAAGGACTacctggagcagcagctgctagAGCTGAACAAGCGCACCAATAACAACATCCGCGACGAGATTGAGCGTTCGAGCATCCTGCTGATGAGCGACATTAGCCAACGACTCAAAAGGGAGATTCTTCTGGTTGTGGAGGCCAAGCATAACGAAAGCACCAAAGCGCTGAAGGGCCATATCCGCGAGGAGGAGGTGCGCCAGATAGTCAAGACGGTGCTAGCTATTTACGATGCCGACAAGACGGGCCTGGTGGATTTCGCCCTGGAGTCGGCGGGCGGCCAAATCCTTTCCACGCGTTGCACTGAGAGCTACCAGACAAAGTCGGCCCAGATATCGGTGTTCGGAATTCCACTCTGGTATCCCACCAACACGCCGCGGGTCGCCATCTCACCCAATGTGCAGCCAGGGGAGTGCTGGGCATTCCAAGGGTTTCCCGGATTTCTAG TGCTAAAGCTCAACTCGTTGGTGTACGTCACTGGATTCACCCTAGAGCACATACCGAAGAGTCTATCCCCCACAGGAAGAATAGAATCAGCTCCTCGCAACTTCACTGTCTGG GGCTTGGAGCAGGAGAAGGACCAGGAACCCGTATTGTTCGGCGAGTACCAGTTCGAGGACAATGGTGCTTCCCTCCAGTACTTTGCCGTTCAGAACCTGGACATCAAACGGCCGTACGAGATCGTCGAGCTGCGGATCGAGACGAACCACGGCCATCCCACCTATACATGCCTCTACCGGTTTCGCGTGCACGGCAAGCCGCCGGCCACATAG